One window of Flavobacteriales bacterium genomic DNA carries:
- a CDS encoding HU family DNA-binding protein, producing MNKAELIESIAAEAKISKADAKRALDAFVNNTTKALKKGERVALVGFGTFSITKRAARKGRNPQTGKEIKIAAKKVVKFKAGADLSKKVK from the coding sequence CTGAACAAAGCAGAATTGATCGAATCGATCGCCGCTGAGGCGAAGATCTCCAAGGCGGACGCCAAGCGTGCCTTGGACGCTTTCGTGAACAACACCACGAAGGCTTTGAAAAAAGGTGAGCGCGTAGCCCTCGTTGGCTTCGGCACCTTCAGCATCACCAAGCGTGCAGCCCGTAAAGGCCGCAACCCGCAGACCGGCAAGGAGATCAAGATCGCCGCTAAGAAAGTGGTGAAGTTCAAGGCCGGTGCGGACCTGAGCAAGAAGGTGAAGTGA
- a CDS encoding YqgE/AlgH family protein produces MSTDPLELDPPNPLPPAPGTLLVSGPYLADPYFRRSVVLLCMHDDEGSFGLVLNRPIDMAVSDLMEDMPTVPSSVGIGGPVQSGNLFYLHTLGPRIEGSMKVVDDIHMGGDYDQLKAMLSAAPKLAKHVRFFVGYSGWGADQLNTEIEQRSWLIHPADKRVVMNSRTENLWANTLRTMGPAYAPLANFPEDPSLN; encoded by the coding sequence ATGTCGACCGACCCGCTTGAACTCGACCCGCCCAACCCGTTGCCTCCCGCTCCGGGAACACTGCTCGTGAGCGGCCCCTATCTCGCCGACCCGTATTTCAGAAGGTCCGTGGTGCTGTTGTGCATGCATGATGACGAGGGCTCCTTCGGTCTGGTCCTCAACCGCCCGATCGACATGGCCGTATCGGATCTCATGGAGGACATGCCGACCGTACCTTCCTCCGTAGGTATCGGAGGTCCTGTGCAAAGCGGCAACCTCTTCTACTTGCACACCTTGGGGCCGCGCATTGAAGGAAGCATGAAGGTGGTGGACGACATCCACATGGGCGGCGATTATGACCAGCTCAAAGCAATGCTCTCCGCAGCGCCGAAACTGGCCAAGCATGTCCGCTTCTTCGTAGGATACAGTGGTTGGGGCGCGGATCAATTGAACACGGAGATCGAACAACGTTCCTGGTTGATCCATCCTGCGGACAAGCGCGTGGTGATGAATTCCCGTACGGAAAACCTGTGGGCTAACACGCTGCGGACCATGGGTCCCGCCTATGCACCGCTCGCGAATTTTCCGGAAGACCCCTCGCTCAACTGA
- a CDS encoding SRPBCC domain-containing protein → MAQLPKKEAAPVRPPKSALKQRYQLEFYLNASVASLYEHISTPSGFSKWFCDDVNVIDSMYTFKWGEDTEVAECLNQRSGEYIRFRWADDMDEDPNAYFELRIRIDGMTNETCLVVTDHAWPRDLEEEKALWESQIHTLTRVLGA, encoded by the coding sequence GTGGCGCAGCTCCCGAAGAAGGAAGCGGCCCCGGTACGTCCGCCAAAATCGGCCCTGAAGCAGCGATACCAGCTTGAATTCTACCTGAACGCCTCCGTCGCATCGCTCTACGAACATATCAGCACGCCCAGTGGCTTCAGCAAATGGTTCTGCGATGACGTGAACGTCATTGACAGCATGTACACCTTCAAATGGGGAGAAGATACCGAGGTCGCGGAATGCCTGAACCAACGGTCCGGCGAGTACATCCGCTTTCGATGGGCGGACGACATGGACGAGGACCCGAACGCCTATTTTGAACTGCGCATCCGTATCGACGGCATGACCAATGAGACCTGCTTGGTGGTGACGGATCACGCGTGGCCTAGGGACCTGGAAGAGGAAAAGGCCCTCTGGGAATCGCAGATCCACACCCTTACCCGGGTCCTGGGCGCTTGA
- a CDS encoding RNA methyltransferase gives MATDAERYAQLAPFISDNKRALFERIAQERTRHVTVVLEDIYQPHNASAVVRTADLLGVQDIHIIENRNKYTVNPDVTLGSSKWTDMIRYRDRAADNVLTCVTALKENGYRIVATSPRADSMTPETIPLDKPMAFCFGTELTGLSDGMMEHADTFLRIPMHGFTESFNISVSAAIVLYTVMQRLRNSDVEWRLDESAIDALKLSWARKTVHSAQFLEARFDKEADGISDEEVSE, from the coding sequence ATGGCCACCGACGCCGAGCGATACGCCCAACTTGCCCCCTTCATTTCCGACAACAAGCGGGCCCTCTTCGAGCGCATCGCCCAAGAGCGCACACGGCATGTCACCGTGGTGTTAGAGGACATCTACCAACCCCACAATGCAAGCGCGGTGGTGCGCACGGCCGACCTCTTAGGCGTGCAGGATATCCACATCATAGAGAATCGGAACAAGTACACCGTGAACCCGGACGTCACACTGGGCTCCTCGAAGTGGACCGACATGATCCGCTATCGCGATCGTGCCGCGGACAACGTACTCACCTGCGTGACCGCATTGAAGGAGAACGGTTACCGTATCGTCGCAACCTCTCCACGGGCGGACAGCATGACACCGGAGACCATTCCGCTGGACAAGCCCATGGCCTTCTGCTTCGGCACCGAGCTCACCGGACTGAGCGATGGCATGATGGAGCACGCCGACACCTTCCTGCGCATTCCGATGCACGGCTTCACGGAGAGCTTCAACATCTCGGTGTCCGCGGCGATCGTCCTTTATACAGTGATGCAACGTCTGCGCAATTCGGACGTGGAATGGCGGTTGGACGAAAGCGCGATCGACGCGCTCAAACTTTCGTGGGCGCGCAAGACCGTGCATTCCGCGCAATTCCTTGAAGCGCGTTTCGACAAGGAGGCCGACGGCATTTCCGATGAGGAAGTATCGGAGTGA
- a CDS encoding pentapeptide repeat-containing protein — MAGAFCAGAFFTGAFFAGAFFTGAFFTGAFFAGAFFAGAFFSGAFFAGAFFAGAFFTGAFFAGAFFTGAFFTGAFLAGTFFAGAFFTGAFLAGAFLAGAFFTGAFLAEDFFAGDLFAGAFLAEAFFVDAAFPLLILRPTDGLAGFAALLRGLVFNCAMVEKLGIGVGER; from the coding sequence TTGGCGGGGGCCTTCTGTGCCGGGGCCTTTTTCACGGGCGCCTTCTTTGCGGGAGCATTCTTCACCGGGGCCTTTTTCACGGGCGCCTTCTTTGCTGGGGCCTTTTTCGCTGGGGCTTTTTTCTCGGGTGCCTTCTTTGCTGGGGCCTTCTTCGCCGGGGCTTTTTTCACGGGTGCCTTCTTTGCTGGGGCCTTCTTCACCGGGGCCTTTTTCACGGGTGCCTTCTTGGCGGGAACCTTCTTTGCCGGGGCCTTTTTCACGGGCGCCTTCTTGGCTGGGGCCTTCCTCGCCGGAGCTTTTTTCACGGGCGCCTTCTTGGCGGAGGACTTCTTTGCGGGAGACTTATTCGCGGGCGCCTTCTTGGCGGAAGCCTTTTTCGTGGATGCGGCTTTTCCCTTGCTCATTTTGCGCCCGACGGACGGTTTGGCGGGTTTCGCAGCCTTACTGCGGGGCTTGGTCTTCAATTGCGCCATGGTCGAAAAGCTCGGTATCGGTGTGGGGGAAAGGTAA
- a CDS encoding aminotransferase class IV, translated as MGAYVNLNGALCPADAPVIPLDNRAFHFGDGVFETMRIVRGRICFLDAHWSRLVEGLKVLRISMPKNLDFESLEQAITELFERNEMPNARCRLTVFRDSPGFFRPERNDGAYTIELMPVERDTYILNERGHTVDLYPEMRKAVNLLSVHKTLDSQLYVMACLWSIENHLDDCLLQNDRGNIIESSSGNIFIVSNGVLYTPPLTDGCLGGIMRMQVINVALENGIKVYESSLTPQNLLVADELFFTNAALGVQWVGAYRTKRYAHRMALRLQDLLVKKVLS; from the coding sequence ATGGGGGCCTACGTAAATCTCAATGGAGCTCTATGCCCGGCCGATGCGCCGGTGATCCCCTTGGACAACCGGGCCTTCCACTTTGGTGATGGCGTGTTCGAGACCATGCGGATCGTGCGCGGGCGCATCTGCTTTTTGGATGCGCACTGGTCCCGCCTCGTGGAAGGGCTGAAGGTCCTGCGGATCTCGATGCCGAAGAACCTGGACTTCGAAAGCCTGGAACAGGCGATCACGGAACTGTTCGAGCGCAATGAGATGCCTAATGCGCGCTGCCGCCTCACGGTGTTCCGTGATTCACCGGGCTTTTTCAGGCCGGAACGGAACGACGGTGCGTACACCATTGAACTAATGCCCGTGGAGCGGGACACCTATATCCTCAATGAACGGGGACACACTGTAGATCTCTATCCCGAAATGCGAAAGGCCGTCAATCTGCTCTCCGTCCACAAGACGTTGGATTCGCAGCTTTACGTGATGGCCTGTCTGTGGTCCATTGAGAACCACCTGGACGATTGCCTTTTGCAGAACGACCGCGGCAACATCATTGAGAGCAGTTCCGGGAACATCTTCATCGTGAGCAACGGTGTACTGTACACGCCTCCGCTTACCGACGGCTGCTTAGGCGGCATCATGCGCATGCAGGTCATCAACGTCGCGCTGGAGAACGGCATCAAGGTGTACGAGAGCTCATTGACGCCGCAGAACTTACTGGTGGCGGATGAGCTGTTCTTCACCAATGCGGCCTTGGGCGTACAGTGGGTGGGCGCTTATCGCACCAAGCGTTATGCGCACCGCATGGCCTTGCGCTTGCAGGACCTGTTGGTGAAGAAGGTGCTCAGTTGA
- a CDS encoding HAD family hydrolase, which yields MGEGRAALFLDRDGVINRERGSHTWKLEDFEILPDVGEAVKAAHAAGLPVIVVTNQSGIGLGLYGHGDVERLHGYLHRQLALQGAQLDAVYYCPHHPSQGRCLCRKPAGLLFERAVARFGIDPSRSLMVGDRQRDLDAAATVGIRGVLVPADQALMPLLKKEDFI from the coding sequence ATGGGCGAAGGAAGGGCCGCTTTGTTCCTTGACCGCGACGGTGTGATCAACCGGGAGCGCGGTTCGCACACTTGGAAGTTGGAGGATTTCGAGATACTTCCGGATGTGGGGGAAGCTGTCAAAGCGGCGCATGCGGCGGGGCTGCCCGTCATCGTGGTGACCAACCAGAGCGGGATCGGACTGGGTCTTTACGGCCACGGCGATGTGGAACGTTTACATGGCTATCTTCACCGGCAGCTTGCCCTGCAGGGCGCACAACTCGACGCCGTGTACTACTGCCCACATCATCCCTCCCAAGGCCGGTGCCTGTGCCGCAAGCCGGCCGGCCTGCTTTTTGAACGTGCCGTGGCCCGCTTCGGCATCGATCCATCACGGTCCTTGATGGTGGGCGACCGCCAACGCGACCTGGACGCCGCCGCCACGGTCGGCATTCGCGGGGTGCTGGTACCGGCCGACCAAGCTTTAATGCCATTGTTGAAAAAGGAAGATTTTATCTGA
- a CDS encoding 30S ribosomal protein THX has translation MGKGDMKTKKGKRTAGSKGKARPAKRTVASAKKAAAKKAAPKKKAAPKKAAAKKAAPKKAAAKKAAPKKAAAKKAVAKKAAPKKKAAAKKKK, from the coding sequence ATGGGTAAAGGTGATATGAAGACGAAGAAGGGTAAGCGTACCGCTGGTAGCAAAGGCAAGGCTCGTCCTGCCAAGCGCACGGTAGCCTCTGCCAAGAAGGCCGCTGCCAAGAAAGCAGCGCCAAAGAAAAAAGCAGCGCCGAAGAAGGCAGCCGCTAAAAAGGCAGCGCCGAAGAAGGCAGCCGCTAAAAAAGCAGCGCCGAAGAAGGCAGCCGCTAAGAAGGCAGTCGCCAAGAAGGCAGCTCCTAAGAAGAAGGCCGCTGCCAAGAAGAAGAAGTAA
- a CDS encoding DUF4440 domain-containing protein → MYIKIFPVVVLLLLAACAAPTFSSSDMDAIRSTISQQEKAWNNGDIPSFMQAYDDSACFISLKERTCGKSVVTARYEKRYPDREAMGTLDFGQLEILGAGADHAWCTGTWRLVRSQDTLSGGFSLFWVRTPRGWRILRDHTY, encoded by the coding sequence ATGTACATTAAGATCTTCCCTGTCGTGGTCCTGTTGTTATTGGCAGCTTGCGCGGCTCCCACGTTCTCCTCATCGGACATGGATGCCATCCGTTCAACCATTTCCCAACAGGAAAAGGCCTGGAATAACGGCGACATCCCCAGCTTCATGCAGGCGTATGATGACAGTGCTTGCTTCATCAGCCTCAAGGAGAGGACCTGCGGAAAGTCCGTGGTAACGGCACGCTATGAAAAACGGTATCCGGACCGGGAGGCGATGGGGACACTTGATTTCGGGCAGTTGGAGATCCTGGGTGCAGGGGCCGACCATGCCTGGTGTACGGGCACGTGGCGTCTGGTCCGTTCGCAGGACACCCTTTCCGGCGGCTTCAGCCTTTTCTGGGTGCGAACACCCCGAGGCTGGCGGATCTTGCGAGACCATACATACTGA
- a CDS encoding glycosyltransferase: MRLLVVLSRMPYPLEKGDKLRAYHLIKRLAKRHEIYLFCLSDQHIKPEDAEHLRSFCKHLQVVHLPRWRILLRAVTSVFSRLPFQVSYFHHRHAQRAIDSVIRDFRPDHVLCQLVRTTEYVRHRFDLGKTLDYMDTLSKGMERRAENAPFHLRPFFKTETRRLIGYENLMLDLFDHHAIISAQDRDLLYHPQRDQVEVIPNGVDTAYFTPRETEKKHDLLFTGNMNYPPNIDSVLFLVHHVLPLVHAQRPGTTLLIAGVDPDQRVRELAVRDTRVTVSGWVKDIRDSYASARIFVAPMQIGTGLQNKLLEALAMRMPCVTSDLANNAVGAEPGASILIGHDPRDYADHILRLLDHPEERDRLAANGERFVHQAFDWDRSTERLDRLMFPAPLQESV; encoded by the coding sequence ATGAGGCTGTTGGTAGTGCTTTCCCGTATGCCCTACCCGCTGGAAAAGGGCGACAAGCTGCGTGCCTACCACCTGATCAAGAGGCTGGCCAAACGCCATGAGATATACTTGTTCTGCCTGAGCGACCAGCACATCAAGCCTGAAGATGCGGAGCACCTGCGCAGCTTCTGCAAGCATCTGCAAGTGGTACACCTCCCCCGTTGGCGGATCCTGTTGCGCGCCGTCACCTCCGTTTTCTCCCGTCTCCCATTTCAAGTGAGCTACTTCCACCATCGGCATGCCCAACGAGCGATCGACAGCGTGATCAGGGACTTCCGGCCGGACCATGTGCTTTGCCAACTGGTCCGCACCACCGAGTATGTGCGGCACCGCTTTGACCTGGGCAAGACCTTGGACTATATGGACACCCTGAGCAAGGGCATGGAACGGCGCGCCGAGAACGCCCCGTTCCATCTGCGCCCGTTCTTTAAGACCGAGACGCGAAGACTGATCGGCTATGAAAACCTGATGCTCGACCTCTTCGACCACCATGCGATCATCAGCGCACAGGACCGCGACCTGCTTTACCACCCGCAACGGGACCAGGTGGAGGTGATCCCCAACGGTGTGGACACGGCCTATTTCACCCCGCGGGAGACCGAAAAAAAGCACGATCTGCTTTTCACCGGGAACATGAACTACCCGCCCAACATTGACAGTGTGCTCTTCCTCGTCCATCACGTGCTGCCATTGGTGCATGCGCAACGGCCGGGCACCACCCTGCTGATCGCCGGCGTGGACCCTGACCAGCGGGTGCGCGAGCTGGCCGTACGCGATACGCGGGTCACCGTGAGCGGCTGGGTGAAGGACATCCGCGATTCATACGCCTCTGCCCGGATATTCGTGGCCCCCATGCAGATCGGCACCGGCCTGCAGAACAAACTGCTCGAGGCCTTGGCCATGCGCATGCCCTGCGTCACCTCGGACCTGGCCAACAACGCCGTTGGTGCCGAGCCCGGAGCCTCCATCCTCATCGGCCACGATCCCCGCGACTATGCTGACCACATCTTACGCCTGTTGGACCATCCCGAGGAACGCGATCGCCTCGCGGCGAACGGGGAGCGCTTCGTACACCAGGCGTTCGACTGGGACCGGTCCACCGAGCGCTTGGACAGGCTGATGTTCCCGGCGCCTTTGCAAGAAAGTGTTTAG
- a CDS encoding rhomboid family intramembrane serine protease, which yields MSITLVIIAVTVVVSLAALNNQRLFENLLFQPFVMHDSKDWFRFISHGFVHGSIMHLLVNMYVLWMFGTAVENAYGELTGKDPLLPYLILYLGGIILSSLPGYFKHRHDPQYRAVGASGATSAVVFSFILLHPDTKLMLIFLPIPMAAWIFGGLYLAYEWYMSKKGRDGIAHDAHYFGALYGIAFTALLGPHVVSHFIEAVSF from the coding sequence ATGTCGATCACCCTCGTCATCATAGCGGTCACCGTAGTGGTATCCTTGGCTGCGCTCAACAACCAGCGGTTGTTCGAGAACCTCTTGTTCCAGCCTTTCGTGATGCACGATAGCAAGGACTGGTTCCGCTTCATCTCGCACGGCTTCGTGCATGGAAGCATCATGCACCTGCTGGTGAACATGTACGTGCTCTGGATGTTCGGCACGGCAGTGGAGAACGCTTATGGTGAACTCACTGGCAAAGACCCACTGCTGCCATATCTCATTCTGTACCTCGGCGGCATCATCCTGAGCTCGCTGCCCGGCTACTTCAAGCACCGTCATGATCCCCAATACCGTGCGGTGGGCGCATCAGGCGCCACTTCCGCCGTGGTGTTCTCCTTTATCCTGTTGCATCCGGACACCAAGCTGATGCTCATCTTCCTGCCCATTCCCATGGCGGCCTGGATCTTCGGCGGCCTCTATTTGGCCTACGAATGGTACATGAGCAAAAAGGGAAGGGACGGCATAGCGCATGACGCGCACTATTTCGGTGCCTTGTACGGTATAGCCTTCACCGCTTTGCTCGGCCCGCACGTGGTGTCGCACTTCATTGAAGCGGTCAGTTTCTGA
- a CDS encoding glycosyltransferase, with protein sequence MRILQLCNKPPYPPLDGGSKAMHNITQGLLDAGHQVKVLCISTAKHPLKVASIPDEYRERTRIEGVFVDTSLNVVDAFTDLVTADNYNISRFFSPDMDIRLIQLLSQEEFDIIHLESLFVTPYIPTLRRYSKARIVLRSHNLEHVIQERIAKGERNILKKPYRKFLARQLKEYEREVLKQVDGVAAITDADAQHMREHGCETPIITVPFGIDPGDYEAPMPPGRPIFFHLGSMDWMPNEEGIRWLLRTVWPRVIKKHPEAKLHLAGNRMPKDMIRARLPGTTVVGRVPDANRYIAQRHVMLVPLFSAGGMRVKIIEGMAMGKCIISTTIGAEGIDHTPGKNILIADTAAAFTDQIDKVLAEPQLADAIGKEAWKLVRARHTNSDIIKELVAFYASLAKT encoded by the coding sequence ATGCGCATCCTCCAACTGTGCAATAAGCCCCCCTATCCGCCCCTCGATGGCGGGTCCAAGGCCATGCACAACATCACGCAGGGCCTGCTGGACGCGGGGCACCAGGTGAAGGTCCTGTGCATCAGCACCGCCAAGCACCCGTTGAAGGTCGCCTCAATACCCGACGAATACCGCGAGCGCACCCGTATCGAAGGCGTCTTCGTGGACACTTCGCTGAACGTGGTGGACGCGTTCACCGACCTGGTGACGGCGGACAACTACAACATCAGCCGTTTCTTTTCCCCGGACATGGACATCCGGCTGATCCAGCTGTTGTCCCAGGAGGAGTTCGACATCATCCACTTGGAAAGCCTTTTCGTAACGCCCTACATCCCCACGCTGCGCCGCTACTCCAAGGCGCGCATCGTGCTGCGGTCACACAACCTCGAACATGTGATCCAAGAGCGGATAGCCAAGGGGGAGCGCAACATCCTGAAGAAGCCCTACCGGAAATTCCTCGCCCGCCAGCTCAAGGAATATGAACGCGAGGTGCTGAAGCAGGTGGACGGAGTGGCCGCCATCACGGACGCCGACGCCCAACACATGAGGGAACATGGCTGCGAGACGCCCATCATCACCGTGCCTTTCGGAATCGACCCCGGCGATTACGAAGCACCCATGCCGCCCGGCAGGCCCATCTTCTTCCACTTGGGCAGTATGGACTGGATGCCCAATGAGGAAGGGATCCGCTGGCTCTTGCGCACCGTGTGGCCCCGTGTGATCAAAAAGCACCCGGAGGCCAAGCTGCACCTGGCCGGTAACCGCATGCCAAAGGACATGATCCGGGCCCGGCTGCCGGGCACCACCGTGGTGGGGCGCGTGCCGGACGCGAACCGCTACATCGCCCAACGGCATGTGATGCTCGTCCCTCTGTTTAGTGCGGGTGGCATGCGTGTGAAGATCATCGAGGGCATGGCCATGGGCAAGTGCATCATCAGCACCACTATCGGCGCGGAAGGCATCGACCATACCCCGGGAAAGAACATCCTGATCGCGGATACCGCCGCCGCCTTCACCGACCAGATCGACAAGGTGCTCGCGGAACCACAATTGGCCGATGCCATCGGGAAAGAAGCCTGGAAACTGGTACGCGCAAGGCACACCAATTCGGACATCATCAAGGAACTGGTGGCCTTCTACGCCTCTCTGGCAAAAACATGA
- a CDS encoding HIRAN domain-containing protein: protein MDRSTFLRNMLGKAALLTLPPWAMLPKPEQDRLAWTQNCHGVFVFSAFVRGFQYHNGPALIQKMQAEDTLDLVREHGNEHDTNAVAVYWEGQKLGYLPMGENVSLATMLDHGLLLEAEVAYTAPELAPWEQCFISVYLLVPATPSFDAYLNDYMERPDAGYKLRPEYGG, encoded by the coding sequence ATGGACCGCTCCACCTTCCTCCGCAACATGCTGGGCAAAGCCGCCTTGCTCACCCTGCCACCGTGGGCCATGCTGCCCAAGCCGGAGCAGGACCGTTTGGCGTGGACGCAGAACTGCCACGGTGTCTTTGTGTTCAGCGCATTTGTGCGCGGCTTCCAGTACCACAACGGCCCGGCGCTGATACAGAAGATGCAGGCAGAGGACACGCTGGACCTGGTGCGCGAACACGGGAACGAACACGATACCAACGCGGTGGCCGTGTATTGGGAAGGGCAGAAGCTGGGCTACCTGCCCATGGGCGAGAACGTGAGCTTGGCCACCATGCTGGACCATGGCCTGCTGTTGGAAGCGGAGGTGGCCTACACCGCGCCGGAGCTGGCCCCGTGGGAGCAATGCTTCATCTCGGTCTACCTGCTGGTGCCGGCCACACCTTCCTTCGATGCATACCTGAATGATTACATGGAGCGGCCGGATGCGGGGTATAAGTTGCGGCCGGAGTATGGCGGGTAG
- a CDS encoding LptF/LptG family permease encodes MKRLHRMIIGVYWGPLLVTFLIVLFLFSMQWLWKWVDDLMGKGLPWDVLTKLIAFATSAFVPAVLPLAVLLSSIMTMGGLGERSELTPMRSAGLGLFKIMAPLVVFVVGLAGFSFYFSNNVLPVANLKFQSLLWDVTRAKPALNLRPGVFFGGLDGFSIRVGDKDDRTGELKDVLIYDHRKPFQANKTVVRAEKGTMRRSTDGHYLVLVLENGRIYDERSDNPARANGSYPLLRGRFQREEIRLDLSGMGMKRTDEDLFKDHYKMLTLGQLQYAEDSLAKRLDTRKKEQEQNLRNGFLVTRDSTTGSAAMEPGEGAGLLAAAQERKIWFQTATDKARNTINELGRSVDERRDRTEQIAKFQVEWHRKLMLAFACVIFFFIGAPLGAIVRKGGMGVPTVIAIIFFLVFHILSYSTEQMVKAGTLSAWPGMWISTMVLLPIGIFLTWKAATDSPLFDRDAYDRTWNRFRSLLKPRHAHPPTVQ; translated from the coding sequence ATGAAGCGTTTGCACCGCATGATCATCGGGGTCTATTGGGGACCTCTGCTCGTCACCTTCCTTATCGTGCTCTTCCTCTTCAGCATGCAATGGCTGTGGAAATGGGTGGACGACCTGATGGGAAAGGGCCTGCCGTGGGACGTGCTCACCAAACTGATCGCGTTCGCCACCTCTGCCTTCGTCCCTGCCGTGCTTCCTCTCGCGGTACTGCTCAGTTCCATTATGACCATGGGCGGGCTGGGCGAACGATCGGAGCTGACGCCGATGAGGTCCGCTGGCCTGGGATTGTTCAAGATAATGGCCCCCTTGGTGGTGTTCGTGGTCGGTCTCGCGGGGTTCTCGTTCTATTTCAGCAACAACGTATTGCCGGTGGCCAACCTGAAATTCCAAAGCCTGTTGTGGGACGTCACCCGCGCGAAACCGGCGCTGAACCTGAGACCGGGCGTCTTCTTCGGCGGGTTGGACGGCTTCTCCATCCGCGTGGGTGACAAGGACGACCGCACGGGAGAGTTGAAGGATGTGCTGATCTACGACCATCGCAAACCGTTCCAGGCGAACAAGACCGTTGTCCGCGCGGAGAAAGGGACCATGCGCCGCAGCACGGACGGTCATTACCTAGTGCTGGTGCTGGAGAATGGCAGGATCTATGATGAGCGATCGGACAATCCCGCACGGGCCAACGGGAGCTACCCGCTGCTTCGCGGCCGCTTCCAGCGGGAAGAGATCCGCCTCGACCTTTCCGGCATGGGCATGAAACGCACGGACGAGGACCTCTTCAAGGATCATTATAAAATGTTGACCCTTGGGCAGCTGCAGTATGCGGAGGACAGCTTGGCGAAGCGACTGGACACGCGAAAGAAGGAGCAGGAACAAAACCTGCGGAACGGGTTCCTCGTGACGCGTGACAGCACGACCGGGAGTGCCGCAATGGAACCCGGAGAAGGTGCCGGCCTCCTCGCCGCCGCACAGGAACGGAAGATCTGGTTCCAGACCGCCACCGACAAGGCGCGCAACACGATCAACGAACTGGGGCGATCCGTGGACGAGCGGCGGGACCGCACCGAACAGATCGCCAAGTTCCAGGTGGAATGGCACCGCAAGCTGATGCTCGCCTTCGCCTGCGTGATCTTCTTCTTCATCGGGGCACCCTTGGGCGCCATCGTGCGCAAAGGGGGCATGGGCGTGCCCACCGTGATCGCGATCATCTTCTTCCTCGTGTTCCATATCCTGAGCTATTCCACCGAGCAAATGGTGAAGGCCGGCACGCTTTCCGCATGGCCCGGCATGTGGATCAGTACCATGGTGCTGCTTCCCATCGGCATCTTCCTCACCTGGAAAGCGGCAACGGACAGCCCGTTGTTCGACCGCGATGCGTATGATCGCACGTGGAACCGTTTCCGATCGCTCCTCAAACCACGCCATGCGCATCCTCCAACTGTGCAATAA
- the pdxH gene encoding pyridoxamine 5'-phosphate oxidase encodes MGEERKVGERNEYDRSSLMETDAGMDPMRLFLSWLDEAERTGQPDHNAMMLSTVGSMSISCRVVLLRQADERGFVFYTNYNSRKAMDLERDPRAALTFFWPALERQVRIEGKAVKLPSEESDAYFADRPRASRIGAWSSDQSRTVEDRAAMEERFERWTKRFEGQEVPRPEHWGGILVRPVRMELWQGRASRLHDRLAYERFSDGSWQRMRLQP; translated from the coding sequence ATGGGCGAGGAACGAAAAGTGGGGGAACGGAATGAGTACGATCGGTCGTCGCTGATGGAAACGGATGCGGGGATGGACCCGATGCGCTTGTTCCTGTCATGGCTGGACGAGGCGGAGCGAACGGGCCAACCGGACCACAACGCGATGATGCTCTCCACCGTCGGCAGCATGAGCATCAGTTGCCGCGTGGTGCTGCTTCGTCAAGCGGATGAGCGCGGCTTCGTCTTCTACACCAACTACAACAGTCGCAAGGCGATGGACCTGGAGCGCGATCCAAGGGCCGCGCTCACCTTTTTCTGGCCGGCGTTGGAGCGTCAGGTCCGGATCGAGGGAAAGGCGGTGAAGCTTCCATCGGAAGAAAGTGATGCATACTTCGCCGATCGCCCGAGGGCAAGTCGGATCGGTGCTTGGAGCAGTGACCAAAGCAGGACCGTGGAGGACCGGGCTGCGATGGAGGAGCGATTCGAGCGCTGGACCAAACGGTTCGAAGGACAAGAAGTGCCGCGCCCGGAACATTGGGGCGGCATCCTTGTAAGGCCGGTGAGGATGGAACTGTGGCAAGGACGTGCGAGCCGCTTGCATGACCGGCTTGCCTACGAGCGCTTCAGCGACGGTAGCTGGCAGCGCATGCGGCTCCAGCCCTGA